TTGGAACAAGTTATTCCCCTTTGGGCAAAGCGCGGCGGAAACATCTTATTCCTTAAAAGGTTGAAAGAACGTTGTATCGAATGGCCATCAAACGACGAGTTATTCAAGGATGTAGGCGCGGCAAACGAAAAAACCAAGGTCAATTGGTTCTATCATGGCCGCAGGCCATCCCAGGAATACATCATCGGTTTGGCCGCAGCCTTTTCGAAGCGAATTCCAGGTGCCAGCGTAGAAGATATCGCAATCGAGATCAACAGGCATTATGCCCTCTCGGCTTTATGTGAACGCATAGCTTTTCAAATCGGTTGGGACAGGGTGTTGGAGTTGGTCGGCGCTTTGTACCACCAAACCGCACGCATCCAAAGGCTTTTCGCCGAGGATCCCAAACCTATTGAAGAATACTACACAAGACATGTCATCCATCTCTTCTCCGGCGCACAGCAATCTTGTCGGGCACCCTGGCTCAAGCGATTATGGGAAACCGAAAAAGACCGCGAGTGGAAAAAGGACTACATATTCGTTGAGCGCGATTGGGCTTCGCGACTAATCCAAGTGAATTTCCGTTTTGTCGGCGAAAGTGTTTTGGATCGGAGTGATTGGGGATCAGTTTTCAATAGCGCTCCCGATGAAGTCACGCCCGTCGCCACACATTTCTCCGCTCTGGCGGTTGACCAGACAATAGACGATGAATTCCTGTATTGGGAAAAATCAGAATTTAACGAAATACCGGTCGAACGACGTCTGGAGAGAAAACTCAGGAAACAAATCGAAGCGCATCCCGAAAGCGCTAAAGCCCATCTACACCTCGGCGTGGTGCTGGGAGATAACCCATGGGCTTCTGACCGCATCTCCGAGGGCTTTAAAGAGTGTTTGAAAGCTATTCAACTGCGCCCCACCTGGGATTTGCCCAGAATCGAAGCAGCGATAATGTTCCTTAACTGCAAGCAATATAACGAAGCACTGGCTATTGTGGAAGAAGCGGCTGCCGTTTTATCAAAGATGACCTCGCGATTGGCTTATGCAACGGCTTTCTGCCTGATGGCTAAAAAGGAATTTCTCGCTGCACTAGAAAAATTTGAACTAGCAATAGCATTGAAGCCCGATCTTGCTTTGGCGCTCGATAATGCCGCTTTTTGCGCGTTCCACTCAGGTCTCGCGGGTAAAGGTAGAACACTCGCCAGGCGTGCCCGTCAACATGGGATTTCAGATACTTACGACCTGTATGATGTGGGCGGTTGGAAGCGTAGGTTCCAACAAAGAGGGATCGAGCCTCTATGTAGGACCATCCCTTGTCCCGAGAAGAATTGCGCGTTTCGGGATTAGAAGCCAAATATCAAATTGACTCCGAAAATGTTCCTTTGTCGGGACCCTCAGCTTTGATGATATCTAGCTTTGAAGGAGAGGGACCTTTATTGCACAATACGTCAATAGGTATAAATTTATAACAACGATTGGAATTGTTATCCGTCCCAGAAGATTTCATCATCGACGTAATGACACTCGAATATTCGATGGTGCAACATAAAATCGAGAACAAATTATGTCAGCGCCACCAGCTTGTTGACTATCACCACCAGCACCATGATCGCACCGAGAGTAACTAGAGAAATTACTAAGATGTTTGCAAAGGTTCTGGGTTTTTTGTCATTTTGCGTTTCGGCCATATTCCAAGGAGTCCTTTCCGAACTTTGAGAACAATTTCCATGACGGCGCCGACTGGACACAGGTAATGGCACCAGAAATTATAGATAAACATTGATGCTGTTAAAGCGAAAATCATCAACACCCACTGATCTGCTGTGCCTCTTAAGCTGAACAAAACGTTCCAAGGTTCAAAAACCGATACAGATGGGGTTTTAAGCGCCAAAACCAGGAACAGGGCGACAAATAAAAGGACATAACGAGTGTTATGCAAAATCTTGAACAATTTTGGGTTTGGATGAACGCTAGCGCCAAAGGCTAAATGAAATAACTCCTGAACTGCCACATAAGGACACAACCAGAAGCAGTAGTAGTTTTTACCCAAGATAACTGCCAGACCAATAACACCGAAAACCATAACATAGATGATAAAAAAGGTTTGAATGTGGGGCGAATAACCTACGAGCCATGAGGCAATGTTGGTTAGAGACAGCGGTACCGACAACCAAAGCCCGACCACCACGAAACCATAGGTAAGAGTAAGGACGCGCGGCCAACTGTGTTTCCGTAATTTTGGCAGAGTTCTGGCGAGTACTACCGCAAACAAGCCAAGAAATAAGCCAATATCTGGAAGTCCGATTTGAATGGGTTCGGCGGGACCAGTATAAGGGTTCCCCAGATAATCAGCTAAAACGAAGCGCCCACTACGTACCCCGATTGCCACACCATTTGAGGAGACCGTGGATCCGGTGGCCGCATCGACATCGGAAGAAATTTGCAGGGGTTCGCTATAAGAGCGCCCGATGTATTGTTTGAAAAAGCCTGTCTTACCAAGAACTTTCCACCAGGGTAAGTCTTCGTGGTGTTGGGGTACGGTAACCGATGTGATCACACCGCTGGCAGTCCAGCCAACCATCACTGTCATCGGACCGCCATAGCCAGGGCTGGTGGCTCCAGTAATCAGACCTAAGGTCTTGCCGGAGTTATCTTTTGCATCATATAGAATGGTATCTGCTGACGTCTGTAATACGGTAAATGTTTTGGCCCCTGGAATGACCCCCGGGAGAAAACGTTCATAGCCGGATAACCCCCGGCTTAGCTGCCCGTAAAATCCTGCACTGATGAGGGCAATGACTGCACCTGCAACGAGTAATTTCTTGCCATGTTGCAACCAGAAACTCTTCCGAGAAGGAGGGTTATCCAATAACTCTTCTATCCATACGTCTTCGCCAACAATAGCACCTCTAAATCGCCAGAGTAAAATGGTTGTGATGCTCGGCTTTGGTCGAGGTAGCCGGTGAGGTCTTTTAAGCCCAGTTTAAATGTTTTCATAAGGCGAAGAGAGCGTCTAGCGTCACAACTGCCGGTCTTGGATCCCGCCGAATCGGTGAAGCCTTGGAAGATCGATCGCATCCTGACATTCCATTCAGGACTGACTTATGGGTGGTAAAAACACGGTTCTTATCCATTTGGGCACATCTCGCTGATTGGTATGATAGTTGTGACGTCGTAGGAGATCGATAGACAGGACGTAGGCTTGACGCGCCCCAGTCTCAAAATGGGATTGACGTCGAGGAGACTGTGTTCGCTCTTGAAAGCATTCTGGATAAAAATGGTGCCGAATGATGGACGAGGACGCATGCGCAACTGAACCCAATCTCAATGCCACATTGATGAATCAATGCCGCTTATTCTCGGCAACGCAGGAAATTGTACTTCAATTCCAAACAAAAAGAGGGGCACGTTACACAGAATGGGGAGGCGTTACAGTATATCCTATCCCGCGATGATTAAGAATAATCTTGGGGAGGTCTGAATCATACTCTATTTTTTTTCGTAACCGGCAGATATAATTTTTTATATTATCTGAGGTCTCTGGAACTGATTCACCCCAAAGTATCTCAGCGAGTTCGTTTTTTGTAACCACTTTGCCTGCTTTTTGTATTAAATGGTAAAAGAGCCTTCCTTCGAAAGACGTCAGCATTATTTTTTTTGATCTTACAAATAGTTCATTAATAGAAGCGCCAAAATGAATGTCGCCACAAGTTATTGTTAAATCCTCCCCATTTAACGTTCGTTTCTTTAAACACGCCTTTATTCTCGCTATTAATTCCATTTGTCTGAATGGTTTGATAAGATAATCGTTTGCGTCTAATTGAAAAGCTTTGACCAAAGCCGTTTCTTCTGCGCGTACAGTAATAATAATAACGGGGATACTTGAAAATAGCCGTATCTGCCGTAGAACATCGTAACCATCTAGATCGGGTAGCCCAAGATCCAATAATATTATATCGGGAGATTGGGTTTCTACTAATTCTATGCCCTTCCGGCCTTGTGGTGTCGATATGACCTTAATATCAGCCCAGACAAGGCGTAGAACGCAATTAAGCGTATCAACAATATTTGGGTCATCTTCAATGATTAGGATCTTCATTCTTATTTTACTATCAGAGCATTACTGATAATGGGTAAAGTAAAATATAATGCAAAACCATTATTTTCCTGGCTTACGACCCAGATTTTACCCCCATGTAGTTGGATGATTGACTTAGCGAGTGATAATCCAATACCTAAACCACTTGATAAATGGTTGCGTGCAGATTTGTAGGGTTGAAATATATCTTGATGTTTTTGTTGAGGGATACCCAGCCCATTATCTTTTATACTAAAAATTAATTTTTTTTCTAAAAGACTGGTTTCTATTGCTATTTCGGAATCGATGCCCGAATATTTTATGGCATTGTCCAATAAATTCATTATCACTTGTTTTATGCGCTGTTTATCGCCGACTACATTAATATAATTGTTAGAAAGGTTTGTCTTAATGATTTGCCCATTCTTTTCTGCAGCTGATTTAAAATATTTTACTGCCTCTCCAATTGTCTTGTTTAAGTCGAATGGTTCTATCTTAAGGGTTAAGACCCCTGCCTCACCTCGAGCAAGATCTAATAACTCCTCTATCCTGCCGCTCAAGTCATCCACGCCGCGATGGATACAGTTTATCAATGGAAGCATTTCTTTCCCACTTCGGTGGTTTACCAGGGCATCAGATGCTAAAATTATTGGTGTCAATGGGGTTTTCAATTCATGTACTAGTGCATGAGTAAACTCTATTCTATTCTTGAGTTCTCTTTCAAGGGCGGCTCGATATTTCATCTCTTTTTGATACATTATGGCCAATTTATCTTCTGTACGTTTTCTTTCCGTAATATTCTCCAATTTTCCCAAAAAGAAGGCATTTACTGCACCATATTTTGTGTATTTAGGAAAGATGCTCTCTTTTATCCAAATGTAGCTACCGCTCTTGTTTTTAATTTTGTACTCCATGGTTAAAGGAAGTTGAATTCCTTGCGTTAAACACCGAGAAATATACGTAAAGCGTTGTTGCGTAATCTTTTGAAATACATCCTTGTCAGGATACATAATATTGTCGGGATCAGAATGATATAATTCGCAGAATCTACTTTGGTGAAAACCAATAAAATCATAAATACTTGGGCTCACAAATGCTAGTTTATTTTGAAATATATCGATTTGAAATTCTACTTCATTAGTATTACGAATTGATTTAATTTCTCTTTTATCGGTGTTGTCAATTTGAGTACTAATGATACTTTTGGACTGCGAATTTGCAGTATTAATACCGTTTAACAAAAGTTGTTTAAATTCATTCAGATTGCAATCAACAATATCATATGGAACATGAAATTCTTCCGCAAAAGAAGCAACCTCCGAATCGAGTGGCTTATCCTTCTCGAATCTGCAAGCAACGATTTTATCGGTATGACAATAATTTACGATATTGTAATTCGGCGAATATGCGCCATAAGATATAAATGTCTCGTTACGCCAGGTATTGCATAGTGCATTCCTCAGTAACCAACAACCATTTTTTATATAACTGATAGCCTTCTGTTTGCCCAGCAACATCTCCCAGCAATTATCGCCTTCAAGTTTAGAAACGCGCCCAGAATAATCTTCAAGAATTTTAGGAATTTCAGAATGACAGTATCCATATGCAATTAAAGTCATCTTGTTTTCTAAACATGATTGATCAAACACATGTCTAATTAGTTCAGGTGACACATTGAAGAGACAGGCAGGAACGAGTGGGTATATTTTATATTCATATTGGTTGCCAAGACTCTGTTTAACGTGGTTGAGTATAAAAGCACAACTTATTATTCCGATGCGGTCATTCATTGTACATCTACTCCTAGTGAATCGATCAAATTGGGCAAATCCTGAGGGAAAATAAAACCCGGCAATTTATCAGCCAATGTGGGCTTCAAAGTGAATACTATTCCTCCAGCATAATAACGAGTGTTAATTAATTCCAATTCAGGAATCCTTTTTTGTATCAGATCAACGTAACAAAATGTGGAAAAACTAAATATAACCGCGGGCGAATTAGTTAAGTTTAATTCTTTGATTAACGTATCAATATCGACATCAGAATTGATATTTATTAGTGTTGTTTCAAGCATGCGTGTTTTGAGAAAAACCTGGGTCAAGAAAGCACCCATTGTGAGAACAGGAGAAAAGTAACATATTAGGATAGGCTTCTTGTTAGTTGCGGTAACCATGGCACTGTTTAATCGCTTGTTAATCGCATCAACGATTATAAAAAGGTGATACGGAATTAGCGATTTATTTTGCCAAGTTTCAATAGCCATATCTAAAAGTGATCGTAACTCTAATAGCGTATACGTCTCATTTTCAGGGAGATCTTCGACTAATCTTGAAAAAGGCTCGGCCAAAGAGTTGTTAGTATTTGCTAGATCAAACATAAACTCTCGTCTGAAAAACTAAACTGAGTTGGATTATAATCCCTGGCACTAACAGGAGCAAGTATTTGAATTCATAATTGGCTAGCTATAATCGCTTAACTCAGTGTCGTTGTACCTATGAATGATACGAAATGCAAGGAATAATTGGAATTAAGAAAGCTGGAATGCACCCCGTTTTAACTGGACAGATGTATAAGCTATAGTCAGGCCACTGGAAAGGTGGCCAAAGTGGCATGAATCGGAGAATCTGATCCACCGAGGAAAAGGTAGCTATTGTTCTAGAGATGGCCAAGGGGGAGGACCCTGAAGAGGCCGTCTGCGCGCGACATAGAGTAAGCGCCACCCATGCCTATCGCTAGCAGGAGCAGTTCTTGGCCGGCGTCCGCGCCGCCCTGGCTGACAAGCGCATCAAAGAGATTTCAGAACCGAGTGCTTGAATGAAAGCTGGTTTTATCCTTGGATAATGCCACACAGAGAGGTGAAACCTGGAAAGATGAGTAAAGCAGGTGCCGGTCAGGTAGATCTTTGGGAGCATTCTACCAGTTGAGTTTGCCAGTTGGCGGAACTAATAATCGGAAAACATCCTTTTATAACTGCGCCAAAGACGGAGTTACAAAAATAAAGACTAAACAAAGAATAATTATTAACCTATCCATTTCGGTTGTGTGGGGCATATCCGTAATGTATAATCCAGACTATTAAAGCATTATATCCATTTGGACAGAATTATGCATAATATTGATGTCATATGAAGTTATTGTGGGACATTTTGGTGCATCAGGATAATTATCCACTTGTTATCGCTATTATCGCTGGGTTTTTATTAGCACCTTTAGCAACATACACCCAGCCATTCATCGTACCATTTCTTGTCATAACCTTAACATTATCTATTAGTAATGTGGACTTATCCAAATTGGTTTTAAAATCATTGGTTAAGCCTATCACAATGGCACTTTTCCTTAACTTCATCGTCCTCGGCGGTGCGATTGTTCTATTCGGGCATTTGTTTACTGACGACTACAACTTGAGGGCCGGTTTTTTGGTACTTGCTGTTGCTCCCGCTTCGTTAGCAATACCATTATTCACACATAAATTGAAGGGAAACTCCTTCTATTCTTTCGTGGGAATAGCAAGCTGTTTTTTAGCCTCAATAATTTTACTCCCATTAATTATCAAGGCTAGATTTGGGAATGAGATAGATTCCAGAGATCTTCTCATTACGCTAGGACAATTAATTGTCCTACCATTGATTCTCTCTCAGTTGCGTTATTTAAGTAATATTTGGAAGCGGACCGAAAGTTACCATCGACAGATTATTAATTGGTGCATCGCAATTATATGTTTTTCCATGATTGGTATTAATAGGGATATGATATTCACCTTTCCCAAATACGTGGTTGCCCCTTTCCTTGTTGCAGTAATAACAACATTTGGCTTGGGGTACCTTATACTAACTTTCGGTAAAAAGTTATTGATTAATGAATCCAGTATTGTCAGCATGGTGCTATTAGGTACTATGAAAAAATGGGCTTTGGCTAGTGTAATAGCTTTTAAATTATTCGAACCTATAGCTACGTTACCTGCGGTGTTTGGGATTGTGATAGGATTTATATTCTTTATCTGGCTTAATATTCGAAAAGCATGGGTAGAACAATACAATAAAATCCAGACACCCGGGTTAAAATAACCCGGGTGTCTGGATGTCTACACGAATGATTAAGACTAATCTGATGTTCTTTTACGCCGCGATATCGAATTGTAAAGAGAATAGGCAACGAGCATTGCGATTACACCAAAGAATACAGCGGCAATCCATGTACCAGATGACACCCTCTCAATCGCAAAATCGAATGTGAGAAGAGTGCCGAACCCAATCCACACTAGTAACATCACAATCGTTAAGTAATGCCACCAAGAAACATAGAACCTTTTATTAACCACATATAGTCCAGCCGCAACTGAAACAAGAATCATTCCGCCGAGGAATAATATTGCACTCATTTTAAACTCCCCTTTCGTTATTCAAATCTAAGCTCTCCATGGAGCCCATTCATCGCTTGAATGCCATGGTTGCCATGGCGGAGCATCTTTTCCTCTGGGGTACTCCCCATAACTCATCTCTGCTATTTTTACCATGGCAGGTGCTAAAGCCGGTATGCTAGCAAAAAAACGGCCAAAATCATGCGCAGGTGTATTTGGAGCGCTCCAGGGGCACACGCTAACGCAAAATTGGCAGCCATAAGAAGTCCTTTGTTGCATGCATTTTAGCCCGTCGTATTCCCACTTATATGACCCGTTTATCAAAGTTGGTTCAGCATCGTTACCGATTACTTGGGCGACACAGTTCTTCGAGCATCTTCCACAGACCTTACAGAATTCTAGAAGACCAAAATCTATGGGTTTATCAGGCATTAAGGGGGCATTTGTCACAACGATTACGGTACGCAAGCCAGCCCCCCAAGGAGCAATCGCTAAACCAATGCGGCCTGCTTCAGCTAGGCCTGCCCGGACGGCAAAGGGTGTTTCACAACAATCTTCATCGGCAATGATCATGCCATAGGCTTCATAACCTAAGCCCCGGATAGTCGATTCCATATATTTCGCAAAAACATCTTGATCACTGCACGTCGTTGCTGTTGAAGCATTAGCAAGAGGTCCAACGCCAGCTCTGTGTGTTGGCAAACTAACGAAGATACTCATTACGATGGCATATTTATAAGGGTATGGCCAAGCAACTGGTCTGCCTGGGTCGACCCAACCTTTTGGTCGATAACCGCGTAACGTACCGGAGGTGGCAGCTATTTTGTAGAAAAATGGCTTCATCTTGTCATCAATTGCACAGACCCGAGCTTGATCTACCCCAAACCAATGTGCAACATTTTTTAACTTGATTGTCATTTCTTCGGCGCTCAACTCGACCTTTGTTGCCGCGACGGGTAGCTTGATCCAGTTATTTTCGGACGTGTTTACGTGCCAATGATCTGAAGCCATCACCATGGCTGTTCCAAATCGATAGTCATACATTTGATCTGGGGTTAATGTGGCTAACCATTTGTTTTTATTGTCAACAGCATCTTTGGCAATTTGTCCCCATTCCCCTGTCCAATCCTGATTTGTCACGGCGTTACCAACAGCTTGAAAACCGTCTTGTCGTCCATCAGTAAACGCCTGATATTTGCCATAAATCTTGGTTGCCCCCAAAACAAGTTCAGATGGCACTATTTCCGTTGTCCCTAAGGAGTTGGGAGTATCATCGATTTCCTTGACCCACCAAGGGTAATCGGATGGGTATTGCGGAAGGTATGGGTCCTTAAGCCTGCTGCCAATCATGTCTTGATTGCTACCTGGAACCTCTGTCATTGCTGTCGTTGTGGCAAATACCGCACCAGCTATTCCTGCCCCACCCGCAATTTTTAAAAAATCTCTGCGACTGAAAGACTTCTGCCTTTCATTTAGCTTTTCCTTGACGAGCATTTTATTGTTCCTTCCATTATTCATTAACTAGATGTACCCCTTGAATTTCTCTGGTCCTATCCAAACGTGCGTATCATTTGTACAACATCTTTAGTATTTCATTAGATGTTGTTCCGGTCTCTCCCGGATGCCACTTGCATATCTTCCTCGCTTTAAAATATATTTGGCATTCTTATCATAGGAAGTAGCTGATAAATGTAGCCTCTTTAATCTCCACGCGTTGAATGTATATCTTTAACGTGTAATCTCCTCCTTCTTATTACTTGAGTCGAAATTTTGTGGGTCTCTCCTGTAATCATTTTCATTTGGCCTCACTTTTTGTTTAACATCTGAATTTTCAAACCAGAAAATATTCCCAGGCCATGAACACAATCTGCGATGAATGGTTGCATTTCCCTTCAGGTAAGAGATTGAGGAACTTCACCGTATCACTTGAAGCTCCATCGAGTTTCGCTTGATGGACCAACTCAAGGTTGTTGATCGGGTAGGTCATGTCTCTGGCGCAGGCTTCGATATCACCAAAACTCAGGTCCGTAAATTTAACCGCTTTCGTAATATTTCCACTTACGTCCCCCTTTTGTCTCGCCAGTAGCATTGTCATATCGCTGCTCTCCTCTCTTTCTCTGCATCGAACCAACAATCTACCAGTTGAATTCCGGTTTCACTCATGCTCAAAGGCTGCAAATCCCGGCTCCTATCCCTGTAAACAGTGATTCCTTTGAGACCTTGTTCAAAAGCCATGTTGAACACTCGCGCAATATCATCTCTGGTGGCGTTTTTGGGGAAATTGACTGTTTTTGATACGGCGCTATCAGTATGTCGCTGAAAGGCGGCCTGAATCCGCACGTGCCAGTCAGGAGTAACCCTATGGGCGGTAACGAAGATCTTCCTGACATCCTCTGGGATCTCGGTACGGCTGTGGAGGTGATTATTAGTCACTAGCTGCTCTATGAGCTCTTGGGTGAAG
This is a stretch of genomic DNA from Dehalogenimonas etheniformans. It encodes these proteins:
- a CDS encoding 4Fe-4S binding protein, producing MDNPPSRKSFWLQHGKKLLVAGAVIALISAGFYGQLSRGLSGYERFLPGVIPGAKTFTVLQTSADTILYDAKDNSGKTLGLITGATSPGYGGPMTVMVGWTASGVITSVTVPQHHEDLPWWKVLGKTGFFKQYIGRSYSEPLQISSDVDAATGSTVSSNGVAIGVRSGRFVLADYLGNPYTGPAEPIQIGLPDIGLFLGLFAVVLARTLPKLRKHSWPRVLTLTYGFVVVGLWLSVPLSLTNIASWLVGYSPHIQTFFIIYVMVFGVIGLAVILGKNYYCFWLCPYVAVQELFHLAFGASVHPNPKLFKILHNTRYVLLFVALFLVLALKTPSVSVFEPWNVLFSLRGTADQWVLMIFALTASMFIYNFWCHYLCPVGAVMEIVLKVRKGLLGIWPKRKMTKNPEPLQTS
- a CDS encoding response regulator transcription factor — translated: MKILIIEDDPNIVDTLNCVLRLVWADIKVISTPQGRKGIELVETQSPDIILLDLGLPDLDGYDVLRQIRLFSSIPVIIITVRAEETALVKAFQLDANDYLIKPFRQMELIARIKACLKKRTLNGEDLTITCGDIHFGASINELFVRSKKIMLTSFEGRLFYHLIQKAGKVVTKNELAEILWGESVPETSDNIKNYICRLRKKIEYDSDLPKIILNHRGIGYTVTPPHSV
- a CDS encoding ATP-binding protein, which translates into the protein MNDRIGIISCAFILNHVKQSLGNQYEYKIYPLVPACLFNVSPELIRHVFDQSCLENKMTLIAYGYCHSEIPKILEDYSGRVSKLEGDNCWEMLLGKQKAISYIKNGCWLLRNALCNTWRNETFISYGAYSPNYNIVNYCHTDKIVACRFEKDKPLDSEVASFAEEFHVPYDIVDCNLNEFKQLLLNGINTANSQSKSIISTQIDNTDKREIKSIRNTNEVEFQIDIFQNKLAFVSPSIYDFIGFHQSRFCELYHSDPDNIMYPDKDVFQKITQQRFTYISRCLTQGIQLPLTMEYKIKNKSGSYIWIKESIFPKYTKYGAVNAFFLGKLENITERKRTEDKLAIMYQKEMKYRAALERELKNRIEFTHALVHELKTPLTPIILASDALVNHRSGKEMLPLINCIHRGVDDLSGRIEELLDLARGEAGVLTLKIEPFDLNKTIGEAVKYFKSAAEKNGQIIKTNLSNNYINVVGDKQRIKQVIMNLLDNAIKYSGIDSEIAIETSLLEKKLIFSIKDNGLGIPQQKHQDIFQPYKSARNHLSSGLGIGLSLAKSIIQLHGGKIWVVSQENNGFALYFTLPIISNALIVK
- a CDS encoding bile acid:sodium symporter family protein, whose product is MKLLWDILVHQDNYPLVIAIIAGFLLAPLATYTQPFIVPFLVITLTLSISNVDLSKLVLKSLVKPITMALFLNFIVLGGAIVLFGHLFTDDYNLRAGFLVLAVAPASLAIPLFTHKLKGNSFYSFVGIASCFLASIILLPLIIKARFGNEIDSRDLLITLGQLIVLPLILSQLRYLSNIWKRTESYHRQIINWCIAIICFSMIGINRDMIFTFPKYVVAPFLVAVITTFGLGYLILTFGKKLLINESSIVSMVLLGTMKKWALASVIAFKLFEPIATLPAVFGIVIGFIFFIWLNIRKAWVEQYNKIQTPGLK
- a CDS encoding twin-arginine translocation signal domain-containing protein, which produces MLVKEKLNERQKSFSRRDFLKIAGGAGIAGAVFATTTAMTEVPGSNQDMIGSRLKDPYLPQYPSDYPWWVKEIDDTPNSLGTTEIVPSELVLGATKIYGKYQAFTDGRQDGFQAVGNAVTNQDWTGEWGQIAKDAVDNKNKWLATLTPDQMYDYRFGTAMVMASDHWHVNTSENNWIKLPVAATKVELSAEEMTIKLKNVAHWFGVDQARVCAIDDKMKPFFYKIAATSGTLRGYRPKGWVDPGRPVAWPYPYKYAIVMSIFVSLPTHRAGVGPLANASTATTCSDQDVFAKYMESTIRGLGYEAYGMIIADEDCCETPFAVRAGLAEAGRIGLAIAPWGAGLRTVIVVTNAPLMPDKPIDFGLLEFCKVCGRCSKNCVAQVIGNDAEPTLINGSYKWEYDGLKCMQQRTSYGCQFCVSVCPWSAPNTPAHDFGRFFASIPALAPAMVKIAEMSYGEYPRGKDAPPWQPWHSSDEWAPWRA